In the genome of Desulfomonile tiedjei, one region contains:
- a CDS encoding acetate--CoA ligase family protein, which produces MNLHEYQAKELLAAKGVSIPRGSLCYDPFEALLAARGLKSERVVLKAQVHSGGRGKAGGVAVLSMSDDIRSKAGEILGSRLVTNQTGPEGKPVSALLVEEVMPIGQELYLGVVLDRISGLATIMASAEGGVEIETLAREAPEKILTIGVDPLRGLAPHQARSMAYKLTDNRVIADQLTKTVTALYGIF; this is translated from the coding sequence ATGAATCTTCACGAGTATCAGGCGAAAGAGTTATTGGCTGCCAAGGGGGTGTCTATCCCGCGAGGAAGCCTTTGTTACGATCCGTTCGAGGCCCTTCTCGCTGCCAGGGGTTTGAAGAGCGAAAGGGTGGTCCTCAAGGCTCAGGTGCATTCGGGAGGTAGAGGCAAGGCCGGCGGAGTAGCGGTGCTGTCCATGTCGGATGATATTCGCTCCAAGGCCGGAGAGATCCTCGGCAGCAGGCTCGTCACCAACCAGACCGGCCCGGAAGGAAAGCCCGTAAGCGCTTTGCTCGTGGAAGAGGTCATGCCTATCGGACAGGAGCTGTACCTCGGCGTGGTGCTGGACAGGATTTCCGGCCTGGCGACAATCATGGCCAGTGCGGAAGGCGGAGTGGAAATCGAGACCCTTGCACGGGAAGCCCCTGAGAAGATCCTCACCATCGGGGTTGATCCTCTGAGAGGCCTTGCGCCGCATCAGGCCAGGTCAATGGCTTATAAACTCACCGACAACCGCGTGATCGCGGATCAGCTAACCAAGACCGTCACAGCCCTGTACGGGATCTTC